Within the Procambarus clarkii isolate CNS0578487 chromosome 28, FALCON_Pclarkii_2.0, whole genome shotgun sequence genome, the region tgtatttgtagtacgtgggtgaagcatttatagcgttgcgattcgaacaaaattcgtcagtgaagcacttgttccggatatgttcgaacgtcagcagttgtgagtcgtgtgtaaaccgcttttcattcataaacagggggtttggcaagtacatggaatcacttttgggtctttgtttggaggacgggctgcttgttctggatatgttcgaacgtcagcagttgtgagtcgtgtgtaaaccgcttttcattcataaacagggggtttggcgggtgcatggaatcacttttggatctttgtttggaggacgggctgatgtttgtagtacgtgggtgaagcatttatagagttgtagttcgaacaaaattcgccagtgaagcacttgttccggaagtgttcgaacgtcatcagttgtgagtcgtgtgtaaaccgtttttcattcataaacagggatgGTTTGGCAAGTGaacggaatcacttttgggtctttgtttggaggacgggctgtatttgtatttgtagtatgtgggtgaagaatTTACAGccttgtggttcaaacaaaattcgtcagtgaagcacttgttccggaagtgttcgaacgtcatcagttgtaagtcgtgtgtaaaccatttttcatttataaacaggggtGGTTTGTCAAGTAaacggaatcacttttgggtctttgtttagaggacgggctgtgttattCAGCCCAGCCTcatatacaaagatccaagctcgttaattccagcccgtcctctaaacaaagacctAATGTCTATTCCATGCACCCACTaaacctcctgtttatgaattAATTAAAAGCAGTTTACACAAACCTCACAATTGATGATGTagcttaatcttatactcgctccattatctcattatcttaatagtactaattagcactaactacagaagctacaatcctttccccaattacaggtaatacgtacccttctcatcttgttggaggaagctgaggtgtaatcaccatataagcaagcgatttGATGAATAGCGGGCCtgtcgggagacatctcccgtcacgcagggtgcagtcgcacctccacagatctccagtatcatctattgatactgcacaagacatcttccgtcacgcagggtgcagtcgcacctccacagatctccagtatcatctattgatactggtgatggctcaaaatggccaccacctacgagctattcatgcccgtgccatcttttcggtggcttcatcttcatcttaacacattcacaagggagacatctcccgtcatgcagggtgcatttacacctccacagatctccagtatcagctcttgatactggtaatggctcaaaagggccaccacttacgggctattcatgcccgtgccaccttttgggtggcttaatcttcatcaatcatctgaaTAGCGGACAGTTCAATttccagtcaacaatgtagcactcggcgtgtacagttctaatcgacccaagacgctacagctttgacacagagcagacagcagactacgaccgcatcgagctgcCACCCTctaccacatagagctccacgactccggcctcacttagctctctgctctgctccaggcttcgtctcaacgtctacgacactgctgtatccaggactactaaataaatatgaaactcactaaacactgtgtatctaatcaacccaacaacgtaacataatcgtacgttacaatgACATCCGAACATTTcttgaacaagtgcttcgctcacgtcctctgttcaaaCCACAATGCTTcacttctataaatgcttcacccatgtgaGCCCGTCCTCTAGACAAAGACCCAAGTTCCAATCCATGCACCCATCAAAcctactgtttatgaatgaaaaacggtttacacacgactcacaactgacgaCGTCCGaatacttccggaacaagtgcttcactgacgacttttttttttttttttgagatatatacaagagttgttacattcttgtacagccactagtacgcgtagcgtttcgggcaagtccttaatcctatggtccctggaatacgatcccctgccgcgaagaatcgttttttcatccaagtacacattttactgttgcgttaaacagaggctacagttaaggaattgcgcccagtaaatcctccccggccaggatacgaacccatgacatagcgctcgcggaacgccaggcgagtgtcttaccactacaccacggagactgcttttgtttgaactacaacgctgtaaatttatttatttatttatttatttatttatatatatatacaagaaatgcttcaccccacgtactataaatacaaatagtCGGCAACAGAACCTATACACTTTACCAGTGCCGAAATATGCACAATTGCTAATATATAATACCTGTAGTACTaaattatatttgagaaaattactaTCTTTATTGAACAGTaacttaaaattgatgaatgcgtctgtggggtcgaccgctggatggaataggcttggtctgaggacgggttgcccacgTACTGTATTTCAaaaacaaataattgccaacagaacctaaacatctaacctatgcctaactatacaGAGAACTTTtatgtataatattaatttatatatgagaacaaaccaatttttaatacacaggtggttaaaattgatgaatgcatctgggaaggacggccgctgctttaaacagcctagtgtgaggtcgAGTTATGTTGTTAGCCCTGTAGCTCTCAACCATTCTTGATATGAGAGTAGACTTAATTCTAGGATAATTTTTGTTGTCCAGtgactttctccaaagcagatacTGTATGCCCATCTGAAGATGAggactccatgcttggatacaaaaATCCAAATGGGGCACACCAGAGAATCAAACAGTTGAATAATAACCTTCTTTTTCTTAAAGACAATGATTCGTTTTACTATTCCTAGGCTTAggctttcatttttttttttactgcagctCTCACTTGTACAACTTTCAGCGATTGGTAGATTATGACTTGAAGGTCTTTTTCTTCATCAATTTGCTGCAAAGGTAATGATGTTGACTTGGTAGCTGTGGTGTGCATTGTTATGCTCCACATAGGTCTTGCATTTTTCGATATTAAAAACCATTTGTCAATCTTCCGACCATTTgtagagttcatgtagatcttctTGTAACGCCTCAGTATCATTTTATTTTtctactttaccataaatcttggtgtcatctgcaaatttgatgtggtttgtaatattctcatctatgtcattactGTCTATAATGAAAAGGGTTGGACCCAATATGGAACCTTGCTGAACCCCCACTCACCACATTTGTCCAGTTAGGTCAGGAGCTCCAGTCATGAACTACAGAATGAGCTCTTTTAGCTCATCCTGTAGTTCACAAACTCTCAGGACATGTTCTCACGATTACCACAGAACCTGAGTGATACCAGGTGTTTTCATGATCAGAATCTATATCTGAGCACAGAAATCTAAACAGCCTATTGTTGAGAGCACTTTGCTTTATGAACTTGGCCATATTAATTTACTGTGGTATCAACCTCTACTTTTAGTTCAGTAGGCTGTCTTAAAAGCCGAAGCCTGtgtgtataatttatatttattataattaattgtgttgggggacaggcaggcaacgtatatacagtactgtatacatgttaggtttatatcaagtttccccccttaccccccaaggtcgaactaatgacccttcccaggatgcaaccccacaacaagccaaCTAACTCCTtgttgcctatttactgctagttgatcaggacattaggtgataggaaacacacCCAACAATTCCCATTGCAGTTGAGGCAGTATTAGTAATATTTTCAGGTAAGTTATCAGATAACAGCTGAAACTTTTCCTTTTCTTTCACTGCAGTTCATGTGTGAAATATTTTCTAAAGATTGTTATTTACATACTTTTTGTACAATTAAAACCCAGTACAGTCCAAATTCCTTGACATTAATACTACACAACCAGAGGTGAATGATATTTGTTCTATAATTTTCATTTAAATTGTCATTTGTGTTTCACACATTATTTAATTGCTATGTAGATGCCATTGTGGATGCTATTTACAAATATACACAACAATATTGTTCTACGTATTTTTTTAGTTATCATTACAGGGGGTGTATGAATGACATTAATAATGCTCAAAGGGTACATCGAGGGAAAAGGTTGAAAACCCCTGTCATACCTTCTCAGGAAGGAAATAAGCTACAAGTCAACATAACTCAATATAACCGTaagcatccatcaactcatcaacTGACACCACTTTCTCTTCCCCTCAAATTCAAAGGAATATAAAGACTTGTAATTTTGAGTAGTTTTATTTAGACTTGAAAATGTTCAGACAGAGAAAGGCTATCTACACATTTTAATATAGGATTCTTTGTCATGCTTTTGTAAAATCTGTGTTGGTAGTCTAATTATCTAGCACCCAAGTACATGTAGTCTTGTCTCCAGTTTCTTCCAAAATCAGTagtcaaaatatatatactgtatgtatatatatatatatatatatatatatatatatatatatatatatatatatatatatatatatatatatatatatatatatatatatatatatatatacagtatatatatatatgtcgtacctagtagccagaactcacttctcagcctactatgcaaggcccgatttgcctaataagccaagttttcatgaattaatgttttttcgtctacctaacctacctaacctaacctaacctagctttttttggctacctaacctaaccttacctatatatataggttaggttaggtagggttggttaggttcggtcatatatctacgttaattttaactccaataaaaaaaaattgacctcatacatagtgaaaagggtagctttatcatttcataagaaaaaaattatagtaaatatattaattcaggaaaacttggcttattaggcaaatcgggccttgaatagtaggctgagaagcgagttctggctactaggtacgacatatatatatatatatatatatatatatatatatatatatatatatatatatatatatatatatatatatatatatatatatatgtcaaagattcaaatatatatatatatatatatatatatatatatatattcaatgatTTGGACATGCTGTAGATGATTTAGAAGGTAGTAAGAAGAGGAATTTGCCTGATCACTCATTGATTACTTGAGCTCAAAACCATAAAAGTTTAATTTACAATTTCTATAATACATTAAGGATATACAAGTCAAAGAGATAATCAAATCCTAGAAAAGTTATTATGAAAGCCCATGTTCACAAATATTCAGGATGTTGAGGACAATATACCATATTGTTACCTTATACTTTATAATATAGTGACTTAAGACCAAACAGTAGCTTTACCCAACCCATAAAACAATATTATTGTTCCTATATTACCATGCCCTTGCTGAAAACATAGCTAATAAAACTGAATACTTAAGGTTTCTTTCTTGTGTGAGTTTTCATGTGTGTTATCAGATTTGAATTTTGAGAAAAGTCTCTTAGACACACTGTACATTTATATGGCTTTTCTCCTGTATGAATTCTCATATGTTTTACTAGATCTGATTTATTTGTAAAACCTTTTAAACACTCCGAACAATGGTATGGTTTCTTTTGTCTATGAAATTTTTCATGTTTTACTAGATCTGATTTATTTGTAAAGTCTTTTATACACACTGAACATTGATATGGTTTTTTGCCTGTATGAGATCTCAAATGTTGTACTTGACTTGTTTTAGTTGAAAATACTTTCAGGCACTCTGAacactgatatggtttctctcctgtgtgAACTCTCATATGTTTCACTAGATCAGATTTATTTGAAAAGTATTTAAAACACTCTGAACACTGATGTGGTTTTTCTCCAGTATGAACTCTGATATGTCGTACTAATGCTGACTGACTTGAAAAGTGTTTTAAACATTCAGAACAGTGATAGGGCTTTTCTCCTGTATGAATTCTTATATGCTGTACTAGATTTGATTCATTTGAAAAGTGTTTTAGGCACTCTAAACATTGATATGGTTTCAATCCACTATGAACTTTGACATGCCGTACTAGATCTGATTTAgttgaaaagtttttctgacattttgaacaaTGATATGGTTTCTCCCCTCTATGTACTCTCATATGCTGTACTAGAGAGGATCTTTGTGTAAAGTTTTTTAGACATTCTAAACATTTATGAGGTTTCACTCTTGTATGAACTCTCATATGCTGTACTACAGCCGATTTCCGCGAAAAGGGTTTTAGACACTCTGAACATTGATGTGGTTTCTCTCCAGTATGGATTTTCATATGCTGTACTTGAGCTGATTTTTGTGAAAATAATTTTAGACATACTGAACACTGATATGGTTTTTCTCCAGTGTGGACTCTCATGTGTGTTACAAGATACGATTTATTTGAAAAACATTTTTGACACAGTGAACACTCATATAGCAGCTCTTTTGTATTACGTATCATGtttttctgaatcaaattttctaTTTAATGGAAGAAGATCTCTGAAGTTTTATGAACCTCATAATACATATGTGGTTCCTATTCTGAATTAGTTCTCTAATGTGTGACTAGAGTACATTTTTGTGCTTTTCAGACATGCATAATACAAATGaaatccatttcattatgaaccTATTGTCTCATTAGATAAGATTGTTTTGAATTTCTTATCAATACAGAATACTGATATGCTTACCCATAAAATCTCAGATTTGTTACCAAGAATttctttcatgtttttttttagtACATCATTTCAACATAAGTTTCCTTAAGTGCACTTAAGCATAGCTcgattatgaatgaaaaacacgaAGTGCAACTGAGCAAGATTTAGTGGAAGTAGTTTGTTAAGAGGGACTGGTGACATTTTGTCTTAAACAGCTCTTGAGGGATACTAAAACTCTATTCTCTGAATTGGATCAGATATGCCTTGGATGATTTGCTGGAGGAAGATGGTGTTGGTTCTCCATAATGCTGCAAAATTGTAAAGCAGAGTTAGTAGGACAGTAAGCTTTTTAATATTAATCTCCTTAGCCCTCTTTTTCTACATTTTCCATATCTTCTCTAGACATGCATGGATGTGAATCTCAAATTAGTAGTCTACACAAGCATCCACAAGAGTGAAGTGACAAAGCAAAGACAAGTGAGCATCCCACTAGAATGAAGCAACAAACAGAGCAGAAAATGAAGATAACTCAGAAAGGGGATCGAGATCCCCATGGAACTGCCTGGGAATAAGCTTCTGCAGCCCACAAGAACAGAGAACTACTGTTAAGCAAGAGAAAGCCCTGAAACGCACTGCCACCAATGCCCAAGGTATCATGAGCACCTGGATGTGGAATTGTCAAGCCCTGACATGACATGAAGAAATGCTCACAGTTGACAGACAAAGGAAGATTCTCCAAGGAAAACCCTGAAAAAACAGTGCATGTGCCAAACAAAACTAATGGTTGTCTGCCATTTAAGATGCAACCAGGACCTCATACCACAGGCAGGAAATGGGAAAGAACCCACACAAAAATGAGGATGGATCCAATTCAGAAACACCATCAATTTCACAGCTGAGTTACACTCGAAAAGTGTCAGGCTCGTACTGAGATAGGACAAGTGAACATGTGTGATAAGGGCAGCCAAGGACCTCTCTACTGCAACTTCAATGAAACTCCAGGAAGGAACTCTACATGCCTATTGGATCCCAGAGCCTCAACAGAAGGAAGAAATTTGACAGCAGCTAGGGGAAGCACCAGAATTCTGGGATCGATTCTGGTGATCGATCAAATATGATCTGGTAACTCTTATAGCAGCAGGTAATTGAGCTGAAAAATAAATTTGAgactattttaatgaaaacaaaaatacataactaaaaatataaaaaataacaaaaatagacAAATATATCTTCTCAAATTAAATTCATTTGAATTTAAGTTTCATTCCGTAATTATAAATATTACATAAATTATTAAAATACCTGTTACATTTTTAATACCTGTTACATTTTTAGCCCAAATAGCAGTACAGCTAATATTCCAGTATTGCCAACTTTCTCACTTTAGTAATACAAAATCTGAGTTTGGCACAAGATTAAATTTCATCCATCCCAACCCAAGGTGAATTTCTAATTCAGCCAAACAATTAAATCAGGGAAAATATAAGTAATAATTAAACACAgaatattatattaaattattattccTTTCACCATCCTTTATATATTTATGCCTAGAAAATACTAATAGAGATACAGTATAGTACCAATTTCAAAATAAATCCTAAAAACATATAGCATGCCAATACAATAAAAAATAGAATGTAGAGTGTAATGAAAAGTTCTTTTCTGGGCACCTGTGAGATACACTACCCATTGGAGGCAAGAACCTTTGAATATCTCTTTCCACATCTAACAGGCAAGGAGCACTCATTGGAGGCAAGAACCTTTGAATATCTCTTTCCACATCTAACAGGCAAGGAGCACTCATGAGTGTAAGTTATCGTCCAGTGTAAGGTGAAAAGCCTGCAAAAGCCTCAAAAGGTTACAAAACACTCAACCCCTCTCCAAGAAAAGTTTGTACAAGTACTGAACTAACAAAAATCAAACTGTCAATTACCTAgctagcacatcaacaaactttcCCCTATATAATAATAAgaatatttatttacaagaaggtataatgggtgtgtgtgagattaaataagattggtatttttacattcttgcaaagccactaacatgcatagcattttgggtgGTAGAGGCATAGCCCATACTGGATCTGAGTGAAGAGACCAACCCTCTCTCAAGCTCGAAAGCGGGTTGGTCTCAATTACCAACTCTCTCAAGTTCGCCAACTGTGTGAAGAACAAATATTGTCAGTACTGTAAAAGATTATACTATGAGCAAGTTTTTTTACTTGCTTTACATGCACCAAGCCTTAAAAAAATCATCCATTGTACTTGTAAATattacaatatataaataaataaatgactaACCAGTTCACCAAATATGTAAATTTCTTAGATTCAGGAACTGTAGTCCAGTTTCTGAGTTCATTATGTGGATAACCTTTCTGcccccatccacaagatgggtatggagccaTAATGAGTTAATTAAACTAATTTGTGCAAAGTTTTTGACTGCAATGCGTTTATAACCTACTTTAAACGTCAGTTCATCCAGCTGTAGCCCTATTGCCTTAGCACTTTCTTCAgataattaccttaccataccCATCTGAGGCATGCCCAGTCCATTTAATTACACAAAGCTACCCAAATCTACTCAAAGCTACCTAAAGCTtcttagcattacgtaagtaatgaagaaatatgatatatttacttactacaatattggcgctgaatgtagaacatgaaaaatcAGATTTTTACTCAGAAACAATATCACTTTTATAGCGAAATTAGACTAAACTAAGCGGCAGGTGACGCCACAAGAAATCAATGATCCAAGAGACAATGTTacggctttgggtaattagatgaaCCCAATTTCGTTATAGATgacattatttcagagtaaaaataagtTTTTTTCATGTTCtatattcagcaccaacattataatgagttattatatcatagttcttcattacttacgtaatgctaggaagctttgaGTAGCTTTTGGTAGCTTTTGTAATCAGACAGACTAGCCAATTTCCATGTTCTGGCATCATTACAAACTTTTGCCaaggaaaatttaatttattaaatttcAAATTACCTCACAAAAATCTCTGCAAGACAAACCATAAAAAAATTCTCAACTGCGACCCACACAGGGCCAATGAGCCCAGACTTTGCTTTGCAAAGGCTTTTCCTTCTCGATGACTGCAGGAGTTATCCTCTTTGGGAGACACTCCTTCTGAGTAAGTCAGACTTCTTCTTCCGTATGATACGtgtagtttgtgtgaaggtttcctCTTTCTTCTTCTTATTCTACGCGATACGTGCAAATTAGGTGAAGATTTCCTCCACCTAACGATTGGCTGTAGAAACAgaaatggttgttgttgttttgaatGATCGATCGGTTGGTTCACGAAATTTTGTCGACATTTCACATAAGGTTCGATAGAATAATATGATGTCAAAAATATACTACAGATTACATTACAAAACTATACgtattaatttttaattaattaaacaTATTTGGCCCACTATATAAATGAACACGTTGTGCAGAATTGGTTAaagtagcttgagctacctcgatCATCCCTTTGTGAGTATTTATTCCTCAATAAACGTATTTCAACGAATACAAGTTAGTTGGCACTGAAGACGCATAACACATATGGTAACCATTTCGGacacaaaaatattaaaaaattgtACGTTCCGTATACAAATTATTGGTCTCTAATAAAACCACAATATAACCCTATTAACAGCTAAAAAACTTCTGCTTAGCAGGCATATAGTTAATAAGTGAAGTTCataaatatatatgttattaAGTTCGGTGATGTGATTGACATAATATAGGCTTCATAGGAACAACGcccgccagtgtaaacacacgctTAACTTCCTTAACACACTACGCAGTTCTAATTAAATTCCCCCCTAATGCATTTCAACAAATCTCCCTTGGCCCACAAAAATGCTAGTTGTTCCAGAATGAGTTTCTATTACCTGAGTCAAAATCAGCTTGAAGCCCAAGAAAAGCTACATGAGTCTTTGGGTCCCGCCTGATGCATCTTTTTTCACAACCAAGGATCGCATTCACtgcaaaaaatctaccacttatgggctatgcatgcctgtgccacctcttgggtggcttaatcttcatcagtcaatcaatctgtcTGATGAAGTACTCAGCAAAGCATAATTGTGTCCTCCAATGGGAGAAAGCCCTACAGGTTCGGAGTGAGTTGACTCCAAATCAGTAGGCTAGTGATTTGCATCATTAGCCTACTGAGAACAATCCTCTCAAGGATCTTGCACATGCAAGAAGTAAAAGTTTTCTGCCTAAATTTGTGCGAGTTTGGCTTAGTATGCTGCAGGgttgaaacagcagcagcagaggaagTTGCTGAGCTGCATAATGTGATCAATGCGGCATCAGAAACCCAAACCCTTATAATGCAAGACAGCTTATTGCAGACCACGGACATGAAAGAATTAATAGGCGTAGTGCTGGAGAAGGAAATATAATGACGGGGATGATAGTATGCTGACGGAGACGATAAGATAATAGCAGAGAGGGATTAGGAAGAAAGAGGGAAGAGCaatgaaggaggaggaaggagcattAGCTGACAAAAGACATGGAGGTGAGGAGTCAGGGGACCCGGAGGGTGTGAGAGGAGTCAGGGGGTCCATAGGAAatggttctcgcacttgcttatagtcaatatcttgcttatgaataagtgcatatgtgacatactattttattgtgaatatttgagtttaccttgaaaagccgaATAGAAAACAGAATAGAAaatcttgaaaaatatatatcttggaatatgtcacatatatacttatttataagcgaaatagtgactataagcaataagtcatatatgtgctgtcttgtgcgagagcaggatGCACGAGAGGAGCCGGGAGGAAGTGAAAGAATAATTATCTTCCGTCGGTGCAACGTTTATTTATACATCCCTCACCTTTCATCCCTCAAATGTCATCTTTgatctatttttttatttacttatatatataaaattccttacattcttgtaagaagGGGGAGTGAGGCTTATCTAGGCTTATCCTGATATAGATAACAGCATTACCAATGCCAGAGCCGTGATATCATTGCAGTAAATTCATTGTTCTTCAGGGTTGGAGAGCAGTTATTGCGTCTGACTTGTGATTATCTCACTCCAAGTGCTAGCTTGAACTTAGGTTCAAGCCAGTTTCCTGGGTATTGACCTGGCTTGACTGAAGCCAACTCAATAACAGGAATCTGGCAAAATGGGGGAATTATGCCTTCCTGCCTCGCTCGGTCTGTGAGAGGGAGGTCTGTGAGAATTGCTCGTAAAGGAGCTGACAAATTAATTTCTCTTCCTGTTTTACGATTGGGAAATTTTGCACTTGCCTTGATCCAAGTTCACAAAGAGCTGTAGTGCCGTTCGTCAGGTGGTAAATGTGACAATATTTATTAACAGAGTATTTCTTTTATCAAATTTTATTTTGGCTTTAGCGTACTGTCCTTTCACGAGCGAACATATTACAACGTGGAATAAAGGCACTTATATCGCTCTAAATGACTCTTACACAATTTCGCATCGCATATTTAACTTCTTTTGTTTCTGAATTCCAGCTAAAGGTTGTACTTTCGTTGAACCCCCTTTCTCTTGAAATCTTTTTCTTGTTTTAAGGAAACGGAGTAAATAATTTTCTATATTACTTATACCTTTCATTGTAGTATATATTTAGCTAAAAAGGAATATTCACCTGAATTTACTTGAGGGCCGttaacactctagtggcctcgacgaaggCAGGAATGTCAAATGTACCCCACTTCCACTTTCATTTGCTCTGATGATTGTTTCTAGGTAGATTTTATAGGTTAATTAACattgttttggcatttacggcttcgacgGGTATAGGCGGCTTGAGAATATGATTAATAATTACTTGGATGAAGTTCATTTCACCACCGTAAACAAGGCTGCAAGTGTTTAACCACTCAGGGAGTCATTGAGTGTGTTTTACCACTGAAGAAGAGGCAGCCTATTTTTTACTTAGGGGAGAGgctgcatgtactcacctagttgtctttaccgggattgagcttcggctctttggcccccacctctcaagtgtcaatcaaccTGTGTACAGattctttatcatatctacatttggaactgtgtatggagtctgtcccccaccacatcactgcctaatgcattctatttgttaactattctAACACTGAACAAAATTATATCTAAtgtttctatggctcatttgggtattgagtaagtagtcaaatgtggtaaaaatgcctgtTTCTTTATAGACAGTAAAGGAGCGTTGGAATCTTTCAATAGCAGACGaccagtataccagaatattgtgatcgAGTGTAgagagagatttttttttttttgcagggatattcctgcgcgggccctaagcctctggctggcccactaagtgttgcttgtttctgttttacttgggcggattatgagtattt harbors:
- the LOC123754969 gene encoding zinc finger protein 271, with protein sequence MIRNTKELLYECSLCQKCFSNKSYLVTHMRVHTGEKPYQCSVCLKLFSQKSAQVQHMKIHTGEKPHQCSECLKPFSRKSAVVQHMRVHTRVKPHKCLECLKNFTQRSSLVQHMRVHRGEKPYHCSKCQKNFSTKSDLVRHVKVHSGLKPYQCLECLKHFSNESNLVQHIRIHTGEKPYHCSECLKHFSSQSALVRHIRVHTGEKPHQCSECFKYFSNKSDLVKHMRVHTGEKPYQCSECLKVFSTKTSQVQHLRSHTGKKPYQCSVCIKDFTNKSDLVKHEKFHRQKKPYHCSECLKGFTNKSDLVKHMRIHTGEKPYKCTVCLRDFSQNSNLITHMKTHTRKKP